From a region of the Salvelinus alpinus chromosome 2, SLU_Salpinus.1, whole genome shotgun sequence genome:
- the LOC139568280 gene encoding GTPase IMAP family member 7-like: MSEEEMKSEIVRCIEQSVPGPHAFLLVIRLGRFTEEERNTVKWIQENFGEEASMYTILLFTHGDQLKGKSVEEFLAESKDLQKLINICGGRYHSLINDKRKHNTQVPELLKKIEEMVEKNGGKHYTNEMYQEAQRKIEEEEERKRQEEAKRERERRQEEEEIRRREEKLNDCKWSALASTAALGLGAMYSSPLSLAAGAALAAVKGYECMGTYFTSGSSNSEDQKE; this comes from the coding sequence ATGTCTGAAGAAGAGATGAAAAGTGAAATAGTCAGGTGTATAGAACAGTCAGTCCCAGGACCCCACGCCTTCCTGCTGGTGATCAGACTGGGGAGGttcacagaggaggagaggaacactgTGAAGTGGATCCAGGAGAACTTTGGAGAAGAAGCCTCTATGTACACCATCTTGCTGTTCACACATGGTGATCAACTGAAGGGAAAATCAGTGGAGGAGTTTCTGGCTGAGAGCAAAGATCTACagaaactcatcaatatctgtgGGGGCAGATATCACTCCCTAATCAATGACAAGAGAAAACACAACACTCAGGTCCCAGAGCTGCTGAAGaagatagaggagatggtggagaagaATGGAGGAAAACACTACACCAATGAGATGTACCAGGAGGCCCAGAGGAAGatcgaagaggaggaggagaggaagagacaggaagaggcgaagagagagagagagaggagacaggaagaggaagaaataagaagaagagaagagaaattGAATGACTGCAAGTGGTCAGCACTTGCCAGTACGGCTGCATTGGGGTTGGGAGCCATGTACAGCTCTCCATTGTCTTTAGCAGCAGGGGCTGCATTAGCCGCTGTTAAAGGTTATGAATGCATGGGCACCTATTTTACCTCAGGTAGTTCCAACTCAGAAGACCAGAAGGAATAA